In one Betta splendens chromosome 14, fBetSpl5.4, whole genome shotgun sequence genomic region, the following are encoded:
- the map3k7cl gene encoding MAP3K7 C-terminal-like protein — translation MITSTRRVSPDKSEVRIAFSLDDTSDVKDAEDLSQTFKDLEQRLQPVPPCVSLRESVQVYKQHCRMAREFHQVKHEIAVLEDRKRKLLAELVEDEDVAVEIARLEEEFRRLTEENRRLVTVHGERARQLERLCPDERPRQDSS, via the exons ATGATCACCTCAACCAGACGAGTGTCTCCCGATAAATCTGAAGTTAGAATCGCCTTCAGCCTCGACGACACATCAG ATGTAAAAGATGCCGAGGACCTTTCCCAGACTTTCAAAGACCTTGAACAGCGTTTACAG CCGGTGCCCCCCTGCGTGTCCCTGAGAGAGAGCGTGCAGGTGTACAAGCAGCACTGCAGGATGGCCAGAGAGTTCCACCAGGTCAAGCACGAGATCGCCGTGCTGGAGGACCGCAA GCGCAAGCTGCTGgcggagctggtggaggacgaggacgttGCCGTGGAGATCGCCCGTCTGGAGGAGGAGTTCCGGCGGCTGACGGAGGAGAACCGCCGCCTGGTGACGGTCCACGGCGAGCGCGCGCGGCAGCTGGAGAGGCTCTGCCCGGACGAGCGGCCGAGGCAGGACTcctcgtga
- the bach1b gene encoding transcription regulator protein BACH1b has product MAAMAASRSSVFTFESTVHSAHVLRRLDEQRRRETLCDVTVVVEGRSFRAHRSVLASCSEYFSHRVSALAQHGVVVTLPQEVTAAGFEPLLAFAYTSKLHFGKDNVLEIRNSASVLGFRDLDEACFDFLLPKFLNSNASASFPRKTCCKRKCKQQLSRDGRGIDSDDAPPGDKAAKPVADSPSQQEEAQACEAPGDGRSGAGALTPAPEKKKSDFTQCPKYRKFQRACGRESCVLEKRLHNTATVIRGVCELLCSPCPGSRARSQDIEMGFPAKLGPGATRPSKKAERHEEEPEGVVNGDREGGWGEKEAGRGVSRTGGEAELAGFGSEGSGAVGARSPHRCPSVLAAAAQDATRAGGAAEPGSVRQPAHEQKEMVMEDGVQAGSVSVLVNQAREEAPDAGPTAPDAGRSRTSYQDPDPGSSSDAAALGAGGAACPFYQGGAGGGRCAWKAAALSECEGASQSSLNSADDGDSETETEGDSECYARERAREVQLPFPVDWVVDLSRNDFQHLLKQQVFTPEQLEFVHDMRRRCKNRLAAQRCRKRKLDCIYNLQCEIHKLRTEREKLLVERSQLGQMKLKTCHTLSALCQRVCSEASLQPEQLEVLARFSSTDCPLASLLPHADPPPAQPGFREASSSGGDAVAGGGQY; this is encoded by the exons ATGGCGGCCATGGCGGCGTCCCGGTCGTCCGTGTTTACCTTCGAGTCCACCGTGCACTCCGCGCACGTCCTGCGCCGCCTGGACGAGCAGCGCCGGCGGGAGACGCTGTGCGACGTcacggtggtggtggagggtcGGAGCTTCCGCGCGCACCGCTCCGTGCTGGCCTCCTGCAGCGAGTACTTCTCCCACAGGGTGTCCGCGCTCGCACAGCATGGGGTGGTGGTCACTCTGCCGCAGGAG GTGACTGCTGCCGGCTTCGAGCCGTTGCTGGCGTTTGCCTACACGTCTAAATTACACTTCGGGAAAGACAATGTCCTTGAAATACGTAACTCGGCTTCGGTGCTCGGTTTCAGGGACTTAGACGAGGCGTGTTTTGATTTCCTCCTCCCGAAGTTCCTCAACAGCAACGCCTCGGCCTCGTTTCCAAGAAAGACCTGCTGTAAAAGGAAATGCAAGCAGCAACTCTCGAGGGACGGCCGCGGCATAGATTCTGACGATGCGCCGCCGGGCGACAAAGCGGCCAAACCGGTTGCTGACTCACcgtctcagcaggaggaggctcaGGCCTGTGAAGCCCCGGGGGACGGccggagcggcgccggcgcgctCACGCCGGCGCCCGAGAAGAAAAAGAGCGATTTCACGCAGTGTCCGAAGTACCGCAAGTTCCAGCGGGCCTGTGGGAGAGAGAGCTGCGTCCTGGAGAAGCGTCTGCACAACACGGCGACCGTGATCAGGGGCGTCTgcgagctgctctgctcgcCCTGTCCCGGCAGCAGAGCCCGCAGCCAGGACATCGAGATGGGATTCCCCGCAAAGCTGGGCCCGGGTGCCACCAGGCCGAGCAAAAAGGCCGAGAGGCACGAGGAGGAGCCCGAGGGGGTTGTGAacggggacagagagggaggatggggggagaaggaggcgggACGTGGCGTCTCGAGGACGGGGGGAGAAGCGGAGCTGGCTGGATTTGGCTCCGAGGGTTCAGGCGCGGTGGGAGCGAGGTCACCGCACCGCTGCCCCTCGGTTCTGGCTGCAGCCGCACAGGACGCGACGAGGGCCGGTGGTGCAGCAGAGCCGGGATCTGTCCGGCAACCGGCGCATGAACAGAAGGAGATGGTGATGGAGGACGGGGTGCAGGCGGGAAGCGTGAGTGTGTTGGTGAACCAGGCCCGGGAGGAGGCGCCGGACGCCGGGCCCACGGCGCCGGACGCCGGCCGGTCCCGGACCAGCTACCAGGACCCCGACCCGGGCAGCTCCTCGGACGCGGCCGCcctcggcgccggcggcgccgcgtgcCCGTTCTACcagggcggcgccggcggcggccgGTGCGCGTGGAAGGCGGCGGCGCTGTCCGAGTGCGAGGGGGCGTCGCAGTCGTCCCTGAACTCGGCCGACGACGGAGActcggagacggagacggagggcGACAGCGAGTGCTACGCCAGAGAGCGGGCCCGAGAG GTGCAGCTGCCGTTCCCCGTGGACTGGGTCGTGGACCTGAGCCGCAACGACTTCCAGCACCTGCTCAAGCAGCAGGTCTTCACGCCGGAGCAGCTGGAGTTCGTCCACGACATGCGGCGCCGCTGCAAGAACCGCCTGGCCGCGCAGCGCTGCCGCAAGCGCAAGCTCGACTGCATCTACAACCTGCAGTGTGAGATCCACAAGCTG AGGACGGAGcgggagaagctgctggtggagaggagccagctggGCCAGATGAAGCTGAAGACGTGCCACACCCTCTCCGCCCTGTGCCAGCGGGTCTGCAGCGAGGCCAGCCTGCAgccggagcagctggaggtgctggCCCGGTTCAGCTCCACAGACTGCCCCCTGGCCTCCCTGCTGCCCCACGCGGACCCCCCCCCGGCGCAGCCCGGCTTCAGGGAGGCCTCGTCCTCCGGCGGGGACGCGGTCGCGGGGGGCGGTCAGTATTGA
- the rab38b gene encoding ras-related protein Rab-38b → MTNHPPHLNGMQSLRKEHLYKVLVIGDLGVGKTSIIRRYVHQTYSSNYRATIGVDFALKVLNWDSETVRLQLWDIAGQERFGNMTRVYYREAMGALIVFDVTRPSTFEAVLKWKQDLDSKLMLANGQSIATVLLANKCDQGRELTSNGIKMDQFCRDHGFAGWFETSAKDNLNINDAANFLVKHIMATESDILKSVVPDTISPQFSPDRPLSCSGCLK, encoded by the exons ATGACCAATCACCCGCCGCACCTGAACGGCATGCAGAGCCTCCGGAAGGAGCACCTGTACAAGGTGCTGGTCATCGGGGACCTGGGGGTCGGGAAGACGTCCATCATCCGCCGGTACGTCCACCAGACCTACTCCAGCAACTACCGCGCCACCATCGGAGTGGACTTCGCGCTGAAGGTGTTAAACTGGGACTCGGAGACGGTgcggctgcagctgtgggacaTCGCAG GTCAGGAGCGCTTCGGGAACATGACCCGCGTCTACTACCGCGAGGCCATGGGCGCGCTCATCGTGTTCGACGTGACGCGGCCCTCCACCTTCGAGGCCGTGCTCAAGTGGAAGCAGGACCTGGACTCCAAGCTGATGCTGGCCAACGGCCAGAGCATCGCCACCGTGCTGCTCGCCAACAAGTGCGACCAGGGCCGGGAGCTCACCAGCAACGGCATCAAGATGGACCAGTTCTGCCGGGACCACGGCTTCGCGGGCTGGTTCGAGACCTCGGCCAAG GACAACCTCAACATCAATGACGCCGCAAACTTCCTGGTCAAGCACATCATGGCCACAGAGAGCGACATCCTGAAGTCTGTGGTACCGGACACCATCTCGCCGCAGTTCAGCCCCGACAGGCCGCTGAGCTGCTCCGGCTGCCTCAAATAA
- the grm5a gene encoding glutamate receptor, metabotropic 5a — protein sequence MAGGGRLCVVLLVVSVSLEVGVNGQNNERRVLAHIPGDIIIGALFSVHHQPPADKVHERKCGAVREQYGIQRVEAMMHTLDRINADPTILPNITLGCEIRDSCWHSAVALEQSIEFIRDTLVSSEEEENQGRCAADAGSLMLQGKKPIVGLIGPGSSSVAIQVQNLLQLFNIPQIAYSATSMDLSDKSLFKYFMRVVPSDMQQARAMVDIVKRYGWSYVSAIHTEGNYGESGMEAFKDMAAMEGICIAHSDKIYSNAGEQSFDKLLQKLRAHLPKARVVACFCEGMTVRGILMAMRRQKLVGEFLLVGSDGWADRYDVTDGYQREAAGGITIKLKSAYVTWFDDYYLNLTPDANLRNPWFPEFWQHRFQCRLRGHAQENVAYNRSCTWRESLRHQYAQDTKMGFVINAIYSMAYGLHAMQQALCPGYKGLCDAMRPIDGRKLLDFLMKTNFIGVSGEIIHFDQNGDSPGRYEIMNFKQVGVDKYSYIHVGSWDQGGLKMNDEEIWSNSSDVIQSVCSEPCQKAQIKVIRKGEVSCCWTCTPCKDNEFVFDEYTCRACNLGSWPTFDLTGCEPIPVQYVRWGDPEPIAAVAFSCLGLMATLFVTSVFIKFWDTPVVKSSSRELCYIILAGICLGYLCTFSLIAKPHIIYCYLQRLGIGLSPAMSYSALVTKTNRIARILAGSKKKICTKKPRFMSACAQLVIAFLLILLQLGIIVALLIIEPPQVIHDYPSIREVHLICNLTTLGVVAPLGYNGLLILSCTFYAFKTRNVPANFNEAKYIAFTMYTTCIIWLAFVPIYFGSNYKIITMCFSVSLSATVALCCMFVPKVYIMLAKPEKNVRSAFTTSTVVRMHVGDAKKAAKTGKSNSSMANLFRRRGSAQDNVSSNGKSMTWAQNERSYRPNLWKRMSFHVKKKEAVEANQTAIIKPFSKGGEAPANTNVEEQYEEPRASEPFTCLPPHAPLTASLHAGKAPALQGGRDGEGTQALPSYAPEPPVGTRRRSVEGMVMGDPSIVGVGDIGIAMIGGQTQGTIMDQISCVVNRFTANISELNTMMLPGGAVVDVGLTPAPPAASDAAPGPPLYLAPRGKQPPVTLTTYAEVAAVSNFCDNRPAGKIYEHLAGACVSSRRAKDMEELVALTPPSPFRDSSLSSNGSSPPSLSPASEAEYDQLLLRHYSQSSSSL from the exons ATGGCAGGAGGTGGaaggttgtgtgttgtgttactgGTGGTGAGTGTGTCCTTGGAAGTTGGCGTCAACGGGCAGAACaatgagagaagggtcctggcacACATCCCCGGCGACATCATCATCGGAGCGCTGTTCTCCGTCCACCACCAGCCGCCCGCGGACAAG GTGCACGAGCGAAAGTGTGGAGCCGTGCGTGAGCAGTATGGGATCCAGAGAGTGGAGGCCATGATGCACACCCTGGATCGAATCAACGCTGACCCCACCATCCTCCCGAACATCACCCTGGGCTGCGAGATCAG GGACTCGTGCTGGCACTCCGCCGTGGCTCTGGAGCAGAGCATCGAGTTCATCCGAGACACGCTGGTgtccagcgaggaggaggagaaccagggCCGGTGCGCGGCGGACGCGGGGAGCCTGATGCTGCAGGGCAAGAAGCCCATCGTGGGTCTGATCGGACCCGGGTCCAGCTCGGTGGCCATCCAGGTGCAGAATCTGCTCCAGCTCTTCAACATCCCGCAGATAGCCTACTCGGCCACCAGCATGGACCTCAGCGACAAG AGCCTGTTTAAGTACTTCATGCGGGTGGTGCCGTCAGACATGCAGCAGGCCAGAGCCATGGTGGACATCGTCAAAAGATACGGCTGGAGCTATGTGTCTGCCATACACACAGAGG GTAATTATGGCGAGAGCGGCATGGAGGCCTTTAAAGACATGGCAGCGATGGAGGGAATCTGCATCGCCCACTCTGACAAGATCTATAGCAACGCGGGCGAGCAGAGCTTCGACAAGCTCCTGCAGAAGCTGCGAGCCCACCTGCCCAAAGCCAGGGTGGTGGCCTGCTTCTGCGAGGGCATGACGGTCCGAGGGATACTGATGGCCATGAGGCGCCAGAAGCTGGTGGGGGAGTTCCTGCTGGTAGGAAG CGATGGCTGGGCAGACAGGTACGACGTCACCGACGGCTACCAGCGCGAGGCGGCCGGCGGGATCACCATCAAGCTAAAGTCGGCATACGTGACCTGGTTCGACGACTATTACCTCAACCTGACGCCCGACGCCAACCTGCGGAACCCCTGGTTCCCCGAGTTCTGGCAGCATCGCTTCCAGTGCCGACTGAGGGGACACGCGCAGGAGAACGTCGCGTACAACCGCTCCTGCACAT GGAGAGAGTCTCTGCGCCATCAGTACGCCCAGGACACCAAGATGGGCTTCGTGATAAACGCCATCTATTCCATGGCTTATGGGCTACATGCCATGCAGCAAGCTCTCTGTCCAGGATACAAG GGCCTGTGCGATGCCATGCGGCCCATCGATGGGCGCAAGCTGCTGGACTTCCTGATGAAAACCAACTTCATCGGCGTCTCCGGGGAGATCATCCACTTTGACCAGAACGGCGACTCGCCTGGCAG ATATGAAATCATGAACTTCAAGCAAGTTGGTGTGGACAAATACTCCTACATCCACGTGGGAAGCTGGGATCAGGGCGGCCTAAAGATGAATGATGAGGAAATCTGGAGCAACAGCAGTGACGTCATCCAGTCGGTCTGCTCCGAGCCCTgccagaaggcccagattaaG GTGATCCGTAAAGGAGAGGTGAGCTGCTGTTGGACCTGCACTCCCTGCAAGGACAACGAGTTCGTGTTTGACGAGTACACTTGTCGAGCCTGCAACCTTGGCTCCTGGCCCACGTTTGACCTCACTG GCTGTGAGCCGATCCCGGTGCAGTATGTGCGTTGGGGGGACCCGGAGCCCATCGCTGCGGTTGCCTTCTCCTGTCTGGGCCTCATGGCTACGCTTTTTGTTACTTCTGTCTTCATCAA GTTCTGGGACACTCCTGTGGTCAAGTCGTCCAGCCGTGAGCTGTGCTACATCATACTTGCTGGAATATGCCTCGGCTACCTGTGCACCTTCAGCCTCATCGCCAAGCCCCACATCATCTACTGCTACCTGCAGCGGCTGGGAATCGGCCTGTCCCCGGCCATGAGCTACTCCGCTCTGGTCACCAAG ACCAACCGTATAGCGCGGATCCTGGCAGGCAGCAAGAAGAAGATCTGCACCAAGAAGCCGCGCTTTATGTCCGCCTGCGCACAATTGGTCATCGCCTTCCtactcatcctgctgcagctggggaTCATCGTGGCGCTCCTTATCATAGAGCCACCGCAG GTGATCCATGACTACCCCAGTATCCGTGAGGTGCACTTGATCTGCAACCTGACCACTCTGGGGGTGGTGGCGCCGCTGGGCTATAATGGCCTCCTCATCCTGAGCTGCACTTTCTACGCCTTTAAG acaCGTAACGTACCAGCTAATTTTAACGAAGCCAAGTATATCGCCTTCACCATGTACACGACCTGTATCATCTGGCTGGCTTTTGTTCCCATTTACTTCGGCTCCAACTACAAGATCATAACCATGTGTTTCAGCGTCAGCCTCAGTGCCACGGTGGCGCTCTGCTGCATGTTCGTCCCAAAG GTTTACATCATGCTCGCCAAGCCTGAGAAAAACGTGCGTAGCGCCTTCACAACGTCCACAGTGGTGCGCATGCATGTGGGCGACGCCAAGAAAGCAGCCAAGACTGGAAAGTCGAACAGCAGCATGGCCAACCTGTTCAGACGACGTGGGTCTGCACAGGACAACGTCAG TTCCAATGGGAAGTCCATGACTTGGGCGCAGAATGAGCGCAGCTACAGGCCAAACCTGTGGAAGAGGATGTCGTTCCACGTCAAGAagaaggaggccgtggaggcAAACCAGACGGCCATCATCAAACCCTTCTCCAAAGGGGGAGAGGCGCCTGCCAACACCAACGTGGAAGAGCAGTATGAAGAGCCCCGGGCGTCTGAGCCTTTCACCTGCCTGCCGCCCCACGCACCGCTGACCGCCAGCCTGCACGCAGGCAAAGCCCCGGCTCTGCAGGGAGGCAGGGATGGAGAGGGCACCCAGGCTTTACCCAGCTACGCGCCCGAGCCCCCCGTCGGCACCAGAAGAAGGAGCGTGGAGGGCATGGTGATGGGTGACCCCAGCATCGTGGGCGTGGGCGACATCGGCATCGCCATGATTGGCGGCCAGACGCAGGGCACCATCATGGACCAAATCAGCTGCGTGGTTAACCGTTTCACCGCCAACATCAGCGAGCTCAACACCATGATGCTGCCGGGCGGCGCCGTCGTGGACGTGGGGctgacgccggcgccgcccgcggccTCGGACGCCGCCCCCGGCCCCCCCCTCTACCTGGCGCCCCGCGGCAAACAGCCCCCCGTCACCCTCACCACCTACGCCGAGGTCGCCGCCGTGTCCAATTTCTGCGACAACCGGCCAGCGGGGAAGATTTACGAGCACCTGGCGGGGGCTTGCGTGAGTAGCAGACGAGCCAAGgacatggaggagctggtggcgcTGACGCCCCCCTCCCCGTTCAGAGACTCATCTCTGAGCTCCAATGGCAGCTCGCCCCCCTCGCTGTCCCCAGCCTCTGAGGCTGAGTatgaccagctgctgctgagacactACAGCCAGAGCTCGTCTTCCCTTTAA
- the LOC114868934 gene encoding tyrosinase-like → MWPLVMIGFTACFVAGRAQFPRPCATREALRTRQCCPLWEGDGSACGARSGRGFCQDVEVRDQPDGPQYPFTGMDDREKWPLVFYNRTCQCAGNFMGFNCADCKFGYFGVNCNERRESVRRNIFHLSRAERIKLVSYLNLAKQTVSRDYVVATGTYRQMENGTKPMFANASVYDVFVWIHYYVSRAALLGGPGNVWTDVDFAHWAPAFLPWHRVYLLHWEHEIRKLTGDTAFSVPYWDWRDARGCDVCTDDLMGGRNPQDPNLLSPGSVFSSWKVMCSRAEEYNDRGVLCDAEEEGPLRRNPGNHNRNMVERLPTSADVEFTLSLASYDTGAMDRSANMSFRNTLEGFGDPQTGLGNSTRMGMHAALHVFMNGSMTSVQGSANDPIFLIHHTFVDSIYEQWLRRHRPSPSQYPESDAPIGHNSQYHMVPFLPLHRNRDFFISSKDLGYEYAYMLDANQRLAESIHPYLEELQGVWPFLLLSALLGGAVTVAAAAALLSVKRRYKVWPWPHVRKWKDLFALPERQPLIWSERDEANSHSNYQTTI, encoded by the exons ATGTGGCCGCTGGTGATGATCGGTTTCACGGCGTGTTTCGTGGCCGGCCGCGCGCAGTTCCCACGTCCGTGCGCCACGCGGGAGGCGTTGCGCACCAGGCAGTGTTGCCCTCTCTGGGAGGGGGACGGTTCGGCGTGCGGGGCCCGGTCGGGCCGCGGGTTCTGTCAGGACGTGGAGGTGCGGGACCAGCCCGATGGGCCGCAGTACCCCTTCACCGGGATGGACGACAGGGAGAAATGGCCTCTGGTCTTCTACAACCGCACCTGCCAGTGCGCGGGGAACTTCATGGGCTTCAACTGCGCCGACTGCAAGTTCGGCTACTTCGGCGTGAACTGCAATGAGAGGAGAGAGTCCGTCCGGAGGAACATATTCCATCTGTCCAGGGCCGAGAGGATCAAGCTGGTGTCGTACCTGAACCTGGCCAAGCAGACCGTCAGCAGGGACTACGTTGTGGCCACGGGGACCTACAGGCAGATGGAGAACGGCACCAAGCCCATGTTCGCCAACGCGTCCGTGTACGACGTGTTCGTGTGGATCCATTACTACGTGTCGCGGGCCGCGCTGCTCGGCGGACCGGGGAACGTGTGGACCGACGTGGACTTCGCGCACTGGGCGCCCGCGTTCCTCCCGTGGCACCGCGTGTACCTGCTGCACTGGGAGCACGAGATCAGGAAGCTGACCGGAGACACGGCCTTCAGCGTCCCGTACTGGGACTGGAGGGACGCGCGAGGCTGCGACGTCTGCACCGACGACCTAATGGGCGGCCGAAACCCCCAGGACCCCAATCTGCTCAGCCCAGGGTCCGTGTTCTCATCCTGGAAG GTCATGTGCTCCAGAGCCGAGGAGTACAATGACCGAGGGGTGTTATGTGATGCCGAGGAAGAGGGCCCGCTGCGCCGTAACCCTGGCAACCACAACCGCAACATGGTCGAGCGCTTGCCGACCTCGGCGGATGTGGAGTTCACCCTGAGTCTCGCCAGCTACGACACCGGAGCCATGGACCGTAGTGCCAACATGAGCTTCAGGAACACTTTGGAAG GATTCGGGGATCCTCAGACCGGCCTGGGCAACAGCACTCGTATGGGCATGCACGCGGCTCTGCATGTGTTCATGAACGGGTCCATGACCTCAGTGCAGGGCTCAGCCAACGACCCCATATTCCTCATCCACCACACCTTTGTTGACAG TATTTATGAGCAGTGGCTCAGGAGGCACAGACCGTCTCCATCCCAGTATCCAGAGTCTGATGCTCCTATTGGGCACAACAGTCAGTACCACATGGTCCCCTTCCTGCCCCTACACAGAAACAGAGATTTTTTCATTTCCAGCAAGGACCTGGGATATGAATACGCCTACATGCTGGATGCCA ACCAGAGGCTGGCGGAGTCCATCCATCCgtacctggaggagctgcagggcgTGTggcccttcctgctgctctcgGCTCTGCTGGGAGGAGCCGTCACCgtggccgcggccgcggcgcttCTCAGCGTGAAGCGGCGCTACAAAGTGTGGCCCTGGCCGCATGTGAGGAAGTGGAAGGATTTGTTCGCGCTCCCGGAGAGGCAGCCTCTGATCTGGAGCGAGCGCGATGAGGCAAACAGCCACTCTAACTACCAAACTACTATATGA
- the chordc1b gene encoding cysteine and histidine-rich domain-containing protein 1, with the protein MSVLCYNKGCGQRFDPENNPDDGCTYHPGIPVFHDALKGWSCCKRRTTDFSDFLSIVGCTKGPHNKEKPPEPVKPDVTTSGEKKEADNQKKFNEYIISAPKPQEAINRPSADEPMVRMQHKVSASLKQALEKLKLSENVEETKEEDSDEIKIGTSCKNGGCTKSFEGPVSDSDVCSYHSGVPIFHEGMKYWSCCKRKTSDFNTFLSQEGCTKGTHLWRKKDEGKKVVPCRFDWHQTGSQVIISIYAKNALPEISYVDANSTTLNIHVVFEGEKEFEQKISLWGVIDVSRSVVNMMAAKIEVAMKKSEAMSWARLDLPPPVAPPKEKESQKEEADSEDEDE; encoded by the exons ATGTCCGTGTTGTGTTACAATAAGGGCTGTGGACAAAGGTTTGATCCAGAAAACAACCCAGACG ATGGCTGCACCTATCATCCGGGAATCCCAGTATTCCACGATGCATTGAAG GGATGGTCCTGTTGCAAGAGAAGAACAACTGACTTTTCTGACTTCCTCAGCATTGTT GGCTGTACAAAAGGTCCCCACAACAAAGAAAAGCCCCCTGAGCCGGTGAAACCAGATGTGACGACCTCAGGAGAAAAGAAGGAGGCAGATAACCAAAAAAAGTTCAATGAGTACATCATCTCTGCACCCAAACCCCAGGAAGCGATAAACAGACCAAG TGCTGATGAACCAATGGTGAGAATGCAGCATAAAGTGTCTGCTTCTCTGAAGCAGGCTCtagagaagctgaagctgtctGAAAATGTAGAAGAGACAAAAG aGGAAGATAGTGACGAGATCAAGATTGGAACATCCTGCAAAAATGGAGGATGTACTAAA AGTTTTGAAGGCCCCGTGAGCGACTCCGATGTGTGCTCATACCACTCTGGAGTTCCTATCTTCCACGAAGG AATGAAATACTGGAGCTGCTGTAAAAGGAAAACATCCGACTTTAACACCTTCCTGTCTCAGGAGGGCTGCACCAAGGGAACACATCTATGGAGGAAAAAAGATGAG GGTAAGAAAGTGGTGCCATGTCGGTTTGATTGGCACCAGACTGGATCACAGGTCATCATCTCTATCTATGCCAAAAACGCCCTTCCAGAAATAAGTTACGTGGATGCAAACAGCACCACA CTCAACATCCATGTTGTATTTGAGGGAGAGAAGGAGTTTGAGCAGAAAATCAGCTTGTGGGGA GTGATCGATGTCAGTAGAAGTGTAGTGAACATGATGGCAGCCAAAATTGAGGTAGCCATGAAGAAGTCTGAGGCCATGTCATGGGCTCGTCTTGACCTTCCTCCTCCCGTTGCTCCGCCCAAGGAGAAGGAGTCTCAGAAGGAAGAGGCTGATAGTGAGGACGAAGACGAATGA